A portion of the Meleagris gallopavo isolate NT-WF06-2002-E0010 breed Aviagen turkey brand Nicholas breeding stock chromosome 16, Turkey_5.1, whole genome shotgun sequence genome contains these proteins:
- the LOC100545184 gene encoding parvalbumin, thymic CPV3 produces the protein MSLTDILSPSDIAAALRDCQAPDSFSPKKFFQISGMSKKSSSQLKEIFRILDNDQSGFIEEDELKYFLQRFECGARVLTASETKTFLAAADHDGDGKIGAEEFQEMVQS, from the exons ATGAGCCTCACAGACATTCTAAGCCCTTCTGatattgctgctgctctgcggGACTGCCAAG ctcCAGATTCCTTTAGTCCCAAAAAATTCTTTCAGATCAGTGGGATGTCTAAAAAGAGTAGTAGCCAGCTCAAGGAGATCTTCCGGATTCTCGACAATGATCAAAGTGGCTTTATTGAGGAAGATGAGCTCAA GTATTTCCTTCAGAGGTTTGAGTGTGGAGCAAGAGTGCTAACTGCCTCTGAAACCAAGACTTTCCTGGCAGCTGCAGACCACGACGGGGATGGCAAGATTGGGGCTGAAG aaTTTCAGGAAATGGTGCAGTCTTAA